The proteins below are encoded in one region of Peptoniphilus sp. GNH:
- a CDS encoding SPASM domain-containing protein yields MKKSKYNFKVDLEGRSEYILYNSKTNALAVLEGDEISAYEEEKFEGLGTKMKNNFLQGGFLVEDDIDELEEIRFRLNRSRYSTSSLSLTIALTADCNFRCAYCYEKENLKDSYMTKKHRENIVRFVEDAAKNGLGSLNITWYGGEPLLAFSDLKYLAENFLRLKEQYKFNYFSFMVSNGFLLNRKIVEELNRLQVSGYQITIDGDEKSHNKKRFLKGGGATYRTILDNLKNSIDILPNISLRINVDKQNIDKINGLISELESINKDDKISTYLGKVENYKSLYADSLCLSDVEFSKKEFEFFKGTYPSAILEKYPNLRGNFCGADGLSSYVMASDGKVFKCWSDIGYEKTAIGHLTEDGISLNNRSYYLDLMNFDPTSDKECSACVYLPICMGGCPYDRINKKQKTCLKNNYYFDGYIKEITSILLGNSSNEEMKNL; encoded by the coding sequence ATGAAAAAATCCAAATATAATTTCAAGGTTGATTTGGAAGGGCGATCCGAATATATACTCTATAATTCCAAGACAAATGCCTTGGCAGTTTTGGAAGGTGATGAAATCTCGGCTTATGAAGAAGAAAAGTTTGAGGGGCTTGGCACTAAAATGAAGAATAATTTTCTTCAAGGGGGATTTTTAGTCGAAGATGATATAGATGAGCTTGAGGAAATACGATTTAGATTAAATCGGTCAAGGTATTCAACTTCATCTCTTTCTTTAACAATAGCTCTTACAGCTGATTGCAATTTTAGATGTGCTTATTGCTATGAAAAGGAAAATTTAAAAGATTCTTACATGACCAAAAAACATAGAGAAAATATAGTGCGATTTGTAGAAGATGCTGCGAAAAATGGTTTAGGTTCTCTAAATATAACTTGGTATGGGGGTGAGCCCCTGCTGGCATTTTCTGATTTAAAATATTTGGCAGAAAATTTTTTAAGACTTAAAGAGCAGTATAAGTTTAATTATTTTTCTTTTATGGTATCTAATGGATTTCTTTTAAATCGAAAAATAGTAGAAGAATTGAATCGTCTTCAAGTATCTGGATATCAAATCACAATTGATGGAGATGAAAAATCGCACAACAAAAAGAGATTTTTAAAAGGCGGAGGAGCTACTTATAGGACTATTTTAGACAATTTAAAAAATTCTATAGACATATTGCCTAATATATCTCTTAGGATAAATGTTGACAAGCAGAATATAGACAAGATAAATGGTCTAATATCAGAATTAGAAAGTATAAATAAAGACGATAAGATATCTACATATTTGGGAAAAGTTGAAAACTATAAGTCCCTATATGCAGACTCTCTTTGCCTAAGTGATGTGGAATTTTCAAAGAAAGAATTTGAATTTTTCAAAGGGACATACCCATCAGCAATTCTTGAGAAATATCCTAATTTAAGAGGAAATTTTTGCGGTGCAGATGGCCTATCATCCTATGTAATGGCATCTGATGGGAAAGTCTTTAAGTGCTGGTCAGACATTGGATATGAAAAAACGGCTATTGGTCATTTGACAGAAGATGGCATATCTCTTAACAACAGGTCATACTATCTCGACCTTATGAATTTTGATCCGACAAGCGATAAAGAGTGTTCAGCCTGCGTATACCTTCCAATCTGCATGGGAGGATGCCCTTATGACAGGATAAATAAGAAACAAAAGACGTGCTTAAAAAACAACTATTATTTTGATGGTTACATAAAGGAAATCACAAGTATACTCTTGGGAAATTCATCTAATGAAGAAATGAAAAACTTGTAG
- a CDS encoding ABC transporter ATP-binding protein/permease, protein MTFRKIFRLYIVPMKGKLVLYLGIGMFTTILGLFVTYLSGRFIDLLIDLLDFSIIIKFAVFVALLRLINLLASYLEQRAYMSLQIRSGFAFNKDLIEHFQEIPFLNTLLFDKASLVQRLNNDSNSLIIFILSVIRNSLCQLLILLGSLFFILIKAPYLACLSLLLSLAYVGVYRLMRERLFRASKEMVDAQTDFFAASYRQLDHLKTIKIQALATTLKRHLFRSFDILYKTSFENLKVNYSYGAFDVGLGIFIEASIFVIGGFLVFKKRLSVGEFTILSSFFYNIIESIKYFFNIGSESQAAKAMLNRVNEILDIKRENFGKIKLDNIEKVEIKNLTFSFGENNLFKNFSYSFTKGNIYFLRGINGRGKSSLFNLIVGLYPEAYDGEILFNDINIKELDTFYLRKNLIAFTEQDPILLDDEAFENTKNVKIFKNTNSPKLKSFFKDEISGGENQRLAILSALCKNADLLLFDEPTSNLDEKSKQIFLEYLQEIKKDKIILLISHENLENFVYELVAL, encoded by the coding sequence ATGACTTTTAGAAAAATCTTTAGGCTTTACATAGTCCCCATGAAGGGGAAATTAGTCCTCTATCTCGGCATAGGTATGTTTACGACCATTCTAGGACTTTTTGTAACTTATCTTTCGGGCAGATTTATAGATTTGTTAATAGACCTTTTAGATTTCTCTATCATAATAAAATTTGCAGTTTTTGTAGCCTTGTTACGACTTATAAATCTTTTAGCTTCTTATCTGGAGCAGAGAGCTTATATGAGCCTTCAAATAAGATCCGGCTTTGCATTTAATAAAGATCTCATCGAACATTTCCAAGAGATTCCATTTTTAAATACACTTCTTTTTGATAAGGCGAGTCTGGTTCAAAGACTAAACAATGATTCAAATTCTCTTATAATTTTTATCTTATCAGTTATAAGAAATTCACTTTGCCAGCTTTTGATCCTTCTTGGCTCGTTATTTTTCATCCTAATAAAGGCTCCCTATCTAGCTTGTCTTTCCCTTCTTCTTTCACTAGCATATGTGGGAGTATATAGACTTATGAGAGAAAGACTTTTTAGAGCAAGTAAGGAAATGGTAGATGCCCAGACTGATTTTTTTGCAGCATCATATAGGCAGCTGGACCACTTAAAGACAATAAAAATTCAAGCCCTTGCCACAACCCTTAAAAGGCACCTTTTTCGCTCTTTTGACATTTTGTATAAGACGTCCTTTGAAAATTTAAAGGTAAATTATAGCTACGGGGCCTTTGATGTGGGACTTGGAATTTTTATTGAGGCTAGTATTTTTGTAATAGGAGGCTTTTTAGTTTTCAAGAAGAGACTAAGTGTTGGCGAATTTACAATCTTATCTAGTTTTTTTTATAACATAATTGAATCTATCAAGTATTTTTTTAATATAGGAAGTGAAAGTCAAGCTGCCAAGGCTATGTTAAACCGAGTAAATGAAATTTTAGATATAAAAAGAGAAAATTTTGGAAAGATAAAACTCGATAACATAGAAAAAGTCGAAATAAAAAATTTGACATTTTCTTTTGGTGAAAATAATTTATTTAAAAATTTTTCATATTCTTTTACTAAGGGCAATATATATTTTTTAAGAGGGATAAATGGAAGGGGAAAGTCCAGTCTTTTCAACCTTATTGTGGGGTTGTATCCAGAAGCCTATGATGGCGAAATCTTATTTAACGATATAAATATAAAAGAATTGGATACATTTTATCTTAGAAAAAACTTGATCGCCTTTACAGAGCAAGACCCTATCCTATTAGATGATGAAGCATTTGAAAACACTAAAAATGTAAAGATATTTAAAAACACGAATTCACCCAAGCTTAAAAGTTTTTTTAAAGATGAGATATCGGGTGGGGAGAATCAAAGACTAGCAATTCTCTCGGCTCTTTGCAAAAATGCGGACCTACTTTTGTTTGATGAGCCGACATCAAATTTAGACGAAAAATCTAAGCAGATATTTTTAGAGTATTTGCAAGAAATAAAAAAAGATAAAATTATCTTGTTAATAAGCCATGAAAATTTAGAAAATTTTGTATATGAATTAGTAGCTTTATAG
- a CDS encoding S-layer homology domain-containing protein, whose amino-acid sequence MKKRVLALILCLMMIFNLTTVFADSEGKTASKDIKLAVIAEESRSMTISIEPEAIAKEIVGVKTDTVFKHEKINYSSSVGWVSGKTYCVSGGKLYIDPIRNKHTLTLTLNSGEELHFIRKDKNFERIDLAHPPKGKLHIKLEGYFEGALVGQRKYDAVSAGTGTTSDNKNSDIKVYGQITEENQGPIPGAWKELSKSDIEVDKGRTKIILDEKSGMKPSYNAGDSSITLSGEPKNVGDYPVRVELVDIYGRRASSNEAWFSVSDIKTTYLDKVMKDVNTRLKTTANGKVLFNQEPWYIAYFNENNKEKGQSYTVPKNINLWQGSHESGTYGQLGLIFHLSENPRRDKFEYKPDEDRIPIQDFVLQEGSNLTLVNMKVFSGVNIIVNKGAILNIHDSSIYGKITVNGGRLRVNYDPDGKFQGQFGKPSDAKVVSGSSIQGQIILNDGAVLESSYIYSNTNNLTDANKAVKNTRPVVLVKGKAFIRGNVFVKGDESPTGSESDGRPYRGQTGVEVDGGSLTILENSNLYAYGGGTSATTSRGGNALVLKNDGKILGDGGLVALGGTGHSGEGGYAVCGKGTISSKVAYLRAGNGSDVSPAKEDGVKITKNVIGKVEDGKKGSGKIAEEYPEFWGHSSVPKKLDDNKIGKELINPSGEEGLKGEQAPVFEDAKPGQRIKRVEFKTNRFHQKSIQVAEKSDDSKDWIKKLANKEGLVSIGSEKIEMLDQEVEGQKGYKVDRSFLYIYGLNVGDKVDITVDGYVPVSLKAVASEGVKNKYRLEKFSKEPEEKPYMPEEEVDTTDANVARAKEYIKNLTFDENALKQNGVNTDRNSSTINELLESLKKAKELASKENLSQDEKKNLVLIYKNKFENKTKNIRIDMALEDAKVVTNRHDNKRLHAKIKNGKVTYLSKLASISKDAYPKLTVYRIDKKDYETDAVTGVTPKFEKNELDGQYYDIKNVKPEIQVRSAQSSKYEISFKEAEIKRDFPNTQLLKIVFSVKLAEDIFVKSEDYVFLSDVKADEKEDSNDNIVSEQDPIKENNKDPKEKKEQNKGHYEYRSTRKLVPVKVKSSQNSVAKSYIEGYSDGLFRPNFAVTRAEAAQMILKLQKASASKTKLDFDDVKDAWYGEALNYTYSKGMILAKDGKLRPDDKMTRAEFARMIFPLLPQKSTEQTFTDIRGHEFEEAILRAAANGIVKGYPDKTFRPDGKVTRAEAVAMLNRLYKKTLTTDEIEKNMFKLKTFEDVKKSHWAYKEIMSAMNYELVKSVKDDSYTYEMRYEEVWDKVWVEDSVKEEKKPEAKKEFLNKTLTDENAKITLEGKLSKDAKLEIKDKSEIKDGNVQITVPESILRDYKNLKAKEGKTYEIIKSYDVKLIGDYQGKLQVSLAVGDEYNGKNALIKHLSKDGLKSYTDVVKEGKVKVEVDGLSPFVVIIEKDKIDQEMLDLKLALNKKLEDAKAKEELKFTKKSFDLLKKEIEKAKALKDSKDKEAIKKEIASLEGAINGLQKLGDIEDLQKKLDAAWEKTKDESYTQESRENLKSFLGKFANYDLDNATEEIVEKELKAIADEVGKLVKKPVDVEVELEIDKTNGIVDHAKAVIGKTFKDATTPSGSYNFKDPSISGKTFLGWKINGEGQTFTSENLKKQTLTKEMVKEGKIRLLAQFETITPPAVEKKDVKFTKDKKNKAIAIDGTDADTLAWLSNLKNKNGSVSKHPNGEKLPMVSQNSYILGYYVFSGKSLGIANAKAGDVFKVEVEGYKDIFLKAEKYNSSYHLVQIDDPQVQEELLDLKRDLNEKLENAEKKDKLQFTKKSFDILEKEIEKAKALKDSKDKEAIKKEIASLEGAINGLQKLGDIEALQKKLEAAWEKTKDESYTQESRENLKSFLGKFANYDLDNATEEIVEKELKAIADEVGKLVKKPVDVEVALEIDKANGTIDQARGVIGKTFKDATTSSGQYKFEEPSINGKKFLGWKINGEGETFTSENLKNLTLKKEMVKEGKIRLLAQFENVAPPAVEKKDVKFTKDKKNKAIAIDGNDGDTRAWLLKLKEKNGSVSKYPSGEKLVKVSPQSYDLGYYVYSGSSLGIANAKAGDVFKVEVEGYKDIFLKVEKYNSSYHLVQIDNPQAQKENPPKPQLKKVVFEDSDNRKIVLKKDHENSGIWLDTLNTKGKLEKLQANTFVDFPKSNISIYNKSSKKSLSIFNLKSGDIVKVSVEGFEDVYLQAEQNGGSYKLKQVKNPQASGNEEDPASQEPQLNQKPKIGTPFNGQLNTLSNESPDENTIKWYKKLYEAGEVLLNGNAMKKIAEFGSETGYYLNPPDKAIRIKFKKLSKDDIITLRVPGWEDIRFKVVNLISYSGPTGEKEASFKELKPGEN is encoded by the coding sequence ATGAAGAAGAGGGTATTGGCCCTGATTTTATGTCTTATGATGATTTTTAATCTGACTACTGTATTTGCAGATAGTGAGGGCAAGACAGCTAGTAAGGATATAAAATTGGCTGTGATAGCTGAAGAATCCAGAAGTATGACGATATCAATAGAACCAGAAGCCATAGCAAAAGAGATAGTTGGCGTAAAGACTGATACAGTTTTTAAGCATGAAAAGATAAATTATTCAAGTAGTGTTGGATGGGTATCAGGTAAAACCTATTGTGTTTCAGGCGGCAAGCTCTACATTGATCCGATTAGAAATAAACACACTTTGACTTTGACATTAAATTCAGGGGAAGAGCTACATTTTATTCGAAAGGATAAAAATTTTGAAAGGATTGACTTGGCTCATCCGCCCAAGGGCAAACTACATATCAAACTTGAGGGCTATTTTGAGGGGGCTCTTGTAGGTCAAAGAAAGTATGATGCTGTAAGTGCTGGTACTGGAACGACAAGTGATAACAAAAACTCCGACATCAAGGTCTATGGACAAATTACGGAAGAAAATCAAGGGCCTATCCCAGGAGCTTGGAAGGAGCTTTCCAAGTCGGATATAGAAGTAGACAAGGGACGCACAAAGATTATATTAGATGAAAAATCTGGTATGAAGCCTAGCTATAATGCGGGAGATTCTTCTATAACTCTTTCCGGAGAACCCAAAAATGTGGGAGACTATCCAGTAAGGGTAGAGCTTGTAGACATCTATGGCAGAAGGGCAAGCAGTAATGAAGCCTGGTTTTCTGTTTCGGATATAAAAACGACTTATCTTGACAAGGTCATGAAGGATGTAAATACAAGACTTAAAACAACTGCAAACGGCAAGGTGCTCTTTAACCAAGAACCTTGGTATATCGCTTATTTTAATGAAAATAATAAGGAAAAGGGCCAATCATATACAGTACCTAAGAATATAAATTTGTGGCAGGGCTCGCATGAAAGTGGAACTTATGGACAATTGGGTCTAATTTTTCACTTGAGCGAAAATCCTAGAAGAGACAAGTTTGAATACAAACCAGATGAAGATAGGATTCCTATCCAAGATTTTGTTTTGCAAGAGGGAAGTAACTTGACTCTTGTTAATATGAAAGTTTTTTCTGGAGTAAATATAATTGTAAATAAGGGTGCGATTTTAAATATTCATGACTCTTCAATTTACGGAAAGATTACAGTTAATGGCGGAAGACTCAGGGTAAATTATGATCCTGATGGAAAATTCCAAGGTCAATTTGGAAAACCGTCTGATGCAAAAGTGGTCTCGGGTTCATCAATTCAAGGCCAAATCATATTAAATGATGGAGCTGTCTTGGAAAGCTCCTACATCTATTCCAATACGAACAACTTGACAGATGCCAATAAGGCTGTCAAGAACACAAGGCCCGTTGTACTTGTAAAGGGCAAGGCCTTTATAAGAGGCAATGTCTTTGTAAAAGGAGATGAATCTCCAACCGGAAGCGAATCCGACGGCAGGCCTTATAGAGGACAAACCGGGGTAGAGGTTGACGGAGGTTCTCTTACAATTTTAGAAAATTCAAATCTCTATGCCTACGGAGGAGGAACATCTGCCACCACATCAAGAGGAGGAAATGCCCTAGTCTTAAAAAATGACGGCAAGATCCTCGGTGATGGAGGACTTGTTGCCTTGGGAGGCACAGGTCATAGTGGCGAAGGTGGATATGCAGTTTGTGGAAAAGGAACAATTTCTAGCAAGGTTGCATATTTAAGAGCGGGCAATGGAAGTGATGTTAGTCCGGCAAAAGAAGATGGCGTAAAGATCACCAAAAATGTCATAGGAAAGGTTGAAGATGGCAAAAAGGGCAGTGGCAAAATTGCTGAAGAGTATCCTGAATTCTGGGGACACAGTTCAGTGCCTAAAAAGCTAGATGACAATAAGATTGGAAAAGAGCTCATAAACCCATCGGGTGAAGAAGGCTTAAAGGGTGAACAAGCACCTGTTTTTGAAGATGCAAAACCGGGTCAAAGAATAAAAAGGGTTGAGTTTAAAACAAATAGATTCCACCAAAAATCAATTCAAGTAGCAGAAAAAAGTGATGATTCCAAAGATTGGATAAAGAAGCTTGCAAATAAAGAGGGCCTTGTATCCATTGGGTCTGAAAAAATTGAAATGCTAGATCAAGAGGTAGAAGGACAAAAAGGCTACAAGGTTGATAGAAGCTTTTTATACATCTATGGTCTAAATGTAGGTGATAAGGTTGATATAACGGTTGATGGCTATGTGCCGGTAAGTCTAAAGGCAGTTGCAAGCGAAGGTGTAAAAAACAAGTATAGGCTTGAAAAATTTTCTAAAGAACCGGAAGAAAAGCCTTACATGCCTGAAGAAGAAGTAGACACAACCGATGCCAATGTAGCAAGGGCAAAAGAATATATAAAAAATCTAACCTTTGATGAAAATGCCTTAAAGCAAAACGGAGTTAACACGGACAGAAATTCATCAACTATAAATGAATTGCTTGAAAGCTTGAAAAAGGCAAAAGAACTTGCCTCTAAGGAAAATCTCAGTCAGGATGAAAAGAAGAATTTGGTTTTGATTTATAAAAATAAATTTGAAAACAAGACCAAAAACATTCGTATCGATATGGCCTTGGAAGATGCAAAAGTCGTTACCAATAGACACGACAACAAGAGGCTCCATGCCAAAATCAAAAATGGCAAGGTGACTTATTTATCTAAATTGGCATCTATATCCAAGGATGCCTATCCAAAACTCACAGTTTATAGAATTGACAAGAAGGACTACGAAACAGATGCCGTAACAGGAGTGACTCCTAAATTTGAAAAGAATGAGTTGGATGGCCAATACTATGACATCAAAAATGTCAAACCAGAAATTCAAGTAAGAAGTGCTCAAAGTAGCAAGTATGAAATAAGCTTCAAAGAAGCAGAAATAAAAAGAGACTTTCCAAATACTCAATTGCTAAAAATTGTATTTTCGGTAAAACTAGCAGAAGATATTTTCGTAAAAAGTGAGGACTACGTATTTTTGAGCGATGTAAAGGCCGATGAAAAAGAAGATAGCAATGACAATATTGTAAGTGAACAAGATCCGATAAAAGAAAATAATAAAGACCCTAAAGAAAAGAAGGAGCAAAATAAAGGCCACTATGAATACAGAAGCACGAGAAAACTTGTACCGGTAAAGGTAAAAAGCTCCCAAAACTCTGTAGCCAAGTCTTATATCGAAGGATATTCAGACGGGCTTTTTAGACCTAATTTTGCAGTTACAAGAGCAGAAGCTGCTCAAATGATTTTAAAATTGCAAAAGGCATCAGCATCTAAGACCAAGTTAGACTTTGATGATGTAAAAGATGCTTGGTATGGCGAGGCTCTTAACTATACCTATTCAAAGGGCATGATTCTTGCAAAAGATGGCAAACTAAGACCGGATGATAAGATGACAAGAGCAGAATTTGCCAGGATGATTTTCCCACTTCTACCGCAAAAATCGACAGAGCAAACATTCACAGATATAAGAGGCCATGAGTTTGAAGAAGCCATATTAAGAGCTGCTGCAAATGGCATTGTAAAGGGTTATCCTGACAAGACCTTCAGACCAGATGGCAAAGTTACAAGAGCAGAAGCTGTTGCTATGCTAAATCGCCTTTATAAAAAGACTTTGACAACAGATGAAATCGAAAAAAATATGTTCAAGCTAAAGACCTTTGAAGACGTAAAAAAATCTCATTGGGCATATAAAGAAATTATGTCTGCCATGAACTATGAGCTTGTAAAATCTGTTAAAGATGATAGCTACACATACGAAATGAGATATGAAGAGGTATGGGACAAGGTATGGGTAGAAGATTCTGTAAAAGAAGAAAAGAAACCAGAAGCAAAGAAGGAATTTCTAAATAAAACTTTGACAGATGAAAATGCGAAAATAACTTTAGAAGGCAAACTGTCCAAGGATGCCAAGCTTGAAATAAAAGATAAGAGTGAAATAAAAGATGGCAATGTGCAAATCACCGTCCCAGAAAGTATTTTAAGAGACTACAAGAATTTAAAGGCAAAAGAAGGCAAGACCTATGAAATCATAAAGTCCTATGATGTGAAACTCATAGGAGATTATCAAGGAAAACTTCAAGTAAGTCTAGCTGTCGGTGATGAATATAATGGCAAAAATGCCCTTATAAAACACCTGTCAAAAGACGGACTAAAGAGCTATACAGATGTAGTAAAAGAAGGCAAAGTAAAAGTCGAAGTGGATGGCCTATCACCATTTGTTGTCATAATTGAAAAAGACAAGATAGACCAAGAAATGCTTGATTTGAAACTTGCCCTAAATAAAAAGCTTGAAGATGCAAAGGCAAAAGAGGAGCTCAAGTTTACTAAAAAGTCCTTCGACCTCCTTAAAAAGGAAATTGAAAAAGCTAAAGCTTTGAAAGACTCTAAAGACAAAGAAGCTATCAAAAAAGAAATAGCAAGCCTTGAAGGAGCAATAAATGGCTTACAAAAACTTGGTGATATAGAAGATTTACAGAAAAAATTAGATGCCGCATGGGAAAAGACAAAAGACGAGTCCTATACACAAGAAAGTAGAGAAAACTTAAAAAGCTTCTTGGGAAAATTTGCAAACTATGATTTGGACAATGCAACTGAAGAAATTGTCGAAAAAGAATTAAAAGCAATCGCTGATGAAGTTGGAAAGCTTGTAAAAAAACCAGTGGATGTAGAAGTTGAACTTGAAATAGACAAGACAAATGGAATAGTCGATCATGCAAAGGCAGTTATAGGAAAAACTTTTAAAGACGCTACAACTCCTTCTGGATCTTATAACTTTAAAGACCCAAGCATAAGTGGCAAAACATTCCTAGGCTGGAAAATAAATGGAGAAGGACAAACTTTTACAAGCGAAAATCTAAAGAAGCAGACTCTTACAAAAGAAATGGTAAAGGAAGGCAAGATAAGATTACTTGCTCAATTTGAAACCATAACTCCACCAGCAGTAGAAAAAAAGGATGTTAAATTTACAAAAGATAAAAAGAATAAGGCAATAGCCATAGATGGAACTGACGCTGATACTCTTGCTTGGCTTTCAAATTTGAAGAATAAAAATGGTAGTGTCAGCAAGCATCCTAATGGAGAAAAACTGCCTATGGTTAGCCAAAACTCATATATACTTGGATATTATGTATTTTCTGGAAAATCATTAGGAATAGCGAATGCAAAAGCGGGTGATGTATTTAAGGTAGAGGTAGAAGGCTATAAGGACATCTTTTTGAAGGCAGAAAAATATAATTCAAGCTACCACTTGGTTCAAATAGATGATCCACAAGTACAAGAAGAATTGCTTGATTTGAAACGTGACCTAAATGAAAAGCTTGAAAATGCAGAGAAAAAAGATAAGCTCCAGTTCACTAAAAAATCCTTCGACATCCTTGAAAAGGAAATTGAAAAAGCTAAAGCTTTGAAAGATTCTAAAGACAAAGAAGCTATCAAAAAAGAAATAGCAAGCCTTGAAGGAGCAATAAATGGCTTACAAAAACTTGGCGATATAGAAGCTTTACAGAAAAAATTAGAGGCCGCATGGGAAAAGACAAAAGACGAGTCCTATACACAAGAAAGTAGAGAAAACTTAAAAAGCTTCTTGGGAAAATTTGCAAACTATGATTTGGACAATGCAACTGAAGAAATTGTCGAAAAAGAATTAAAAGCAATCGCTGATGAAGTTGGAAAGCTTGTAAAAAAACCAGTGGATGTAGAAGTTGCACTTGAAATAGACAAGGCAAATGGAACCATCGATCAAGCAAGGGGAGTTATAGGAAAAACTTTCAAAGACGCTACAACTTCTTCTGGACAATATAAGTTTGAAGAACCAAGCATAAATGGCAAAAAATTCCTCGGCTGGAAAATAAATGGAGAAGGAGAAACTTTCACAAGCGAAAATCTAAAGAACCTGACCCTTAAAAAAGAAATGGTGAAGGAAGGCAAGATAAGATTACTTGCTCAATTTGAAAATGTAGCTCCACCAGCAGTAGAAAAAAAGGATGTTAAATTTACAAAAGATAAAAAGAATAAGGCAATAGCCATAGATGGAAATGACGGTGATACTCGTGCTTGGCTTTTAAAATTGAAGGAAAAAAATGGTAGTGTCAGCAAGTATCCTAGTGGAGAAAAGCTGGTTAAGGTTAGCCCACAATCATATGACTTAGGATATTATGTATATTCTGGAAGCTCATTAGGAATAGCGAATGCAAAAGCGGGTGATGTATTCAAGGTAGAGGTAGAAGGCTATAAGGACATCTTTTTGAAGGTGGAAAAATATAATTCAAGCTACCACTTGGTTCAAATAGATAATCCACAAGCCCAAAAAGAAAATCCACCCAAACCCCAACTAAAAAAAGTTGTTTTTGAAGACTCGGATAATCGAAAAATAGTCTTAAAAAAAGATCACGAAAACAGCGGAATTTGGCTAGATACTCTTAATACTAAGGGTAAGCTTGAAAAGCTACAAGCAAACACTTTTGTAGATTTTCCTAAAAGTAATATTAGTATTTACAACAAGAGCTCAAAAAAATCCTTGTCTATATTCAATTTGAAGAGCGGGGATATAGTAAAGGTATCTGTCGAAGGCTTTGAAGACGTCTACTTACAAGCAGAACAAAACGGAGGCAGTTATAAATTAAAGCAGGTTAAAAATCCACAAGCAAGTGGAAACGAAGAAGACCCAGCTTCACAAGAACCTCAACTAAATCAAAAACCTAAAATAGGTACCCCCTTTAATGGACAGCTAAATACTTTAAGCAATGAGTCGCCAGATGAAAATACTATAAAATGGTATAAAAAGCTTTATGAAGCAGGCGAAGTTTTATTAAATGGAAATGCCATGAAAAAAATTGCAGAATTTGGATCGGAAACGGGTTACTATCTAAATCCACCAGACAAGGCAATTAGAATAAAATTCAAAAAACTGAGCAAGGATGATATAATCACACTCAGAGTGCCTGGTTGGGAAGATATTAGATTTAAAGTGGTAAACTTAATCTCTTATTCAGGTCCTACTGGAGAAAAAGAAGCTTCATTTAAAGAACTAAAACCGGGAGAAAATTAA